The following proteins are encoded in a genomic region of Neomicrococcus aestuarii:
- a CDS encoding DUF3046 domain-containing protein, translated as MRVSNFWTLMEDEFGSGYAYVLANQLALTSLGGRTVNEALADHFEPREVWGAVCDAQDVPAERRLGKDVAPASGRDPVIDG; from the coding sequence GTGCGAGTTAGTAACTTTTGGACCTTGATGGAAGACGAATTTGGCAGCGGGTACGCCTATGTATTGGCGAATCAGCTGGCCCTGACTAGTTTGGGCGGGCGAACCGTCAATGAAGCGTTGGCTGATCACTTTGAGCCGCGTGAAGTATGGGGAGCCGTCTGCGACGCGCAAGATGTGCCGGCCGAGCGGAGGCTTGGCAAAGATGTGGCCCCGGCAAGTGGTCGCGATCCAGTTATTGATGGATAG
- the recA gene encoding recombinase RecA, translated as MAAAPDREKALEAALAQIDKQFGKGSIMRLGDDTRAPIATISTSSIALDVALGIGGLPRGRVVEIYGPESSGKTTVALHAVANAQKNGGIAAFIDAEHALDPEYAKKLGVDTDALLVSQPDTGEQALEIMDMLVGSGAIDIVVIDSVAALVPKAEIEGDMGDSHVGLQARLMSQALRKITGRLNQTKTTAIFINQLREKIGVFFGSPETTTGGKALKFYASVRIDVRRIETLKDGTNAVGNRTRAKIVKNKMAPPFKQAEFDILYGIGISREGGLIDMGVEHGLVKKSGAWFTYDGDQLGQGKENARQFLKDNPDLANELERQIREKLGIGVVAAAEGSEPTLKAVGDDK; from the coding sequence ATGGCAGCAGCACCAGATCGCGAGAAGGCTCTCGAAGCCGCACTCGCACAGATTGATAAGCAGTTCGGCAAGGGCTCCATCATGCGTTTGGGTGATGACACCCGTGCGCCAATTGCAACGATCTCCACCAGCTCCATTGCCCTGGACGTCGCTCTGGGTATTGGCGGACTGCCACGCGGCCGCGTCGTCGAGATCTACGGTCCTGAATCCTCGGGTAAGACCACCGTGGCTCTGCACGCCGTAGCGAACGCGCAGAAGAACGGCGGCATCGCAGCGTTCATTGACGCCGAGCACGCATTGGATCCTGAATACGCCAAGAAGCTTGGCGTTGACACGGACGCCCTGCTGGTCTCCCAGCCGGATACCGGTGAGCAAGCGCTCGAAATCATGGACATGCTGGTGGGCTCTGGCGCCATCGACATCGTGGTTATCGACTCCGTTGCAGCATTGGTTCCTAAAGCTGAAATCGAAGGCGACATGGGCGACTCCCACGTGGGTCTGCAGGCTCGTTTGATGAGCCAGGCGCTGCGTAAGATCACCGGTCGCTTGAACCAGACCAAGACCACCGCCATCTTCATCAACCAGCTGCGTGAAAAGATCGGTGTCTTCTTCGGCTCTCCTGAAACCACCACCGGTGGTAAGGCGCTGAAGTTCTACGCATCGGTTCGTATTGACGTCCGTCGCATTGAGACGCTCAAGGACGGAACGAACGCGGTGGGTAACCGTACCCGTGCCAAGATCGTCAAGAACAAGATGGCTCCGCCATTCAAGCAGGCTGAATTCGACATCCTCTACGGAATCGGAATCTCGCGCGAAGGTGGCCTGATTGATATGGGCGTTGAGCACGGCCTCGTCAAGAAGTCCGGCGCCTGGTTCACCTATGACGGTGACCAGCTGGGTCAGGGCAAGGAAAACGCTCGCCAGTTCTTGAAGGACAATCCTGACCTTGCCAACGAACTCGAGCGTCAGATTCGCGAGAAGCTCGGCATCGGTGTTGTTGCAGCTGCAGAAGGTTCCGAGCCAACGCTCAAAGCTGTCGGCGACGACAAGTAG
- a CDS encoding regulatory protein RecX — protein sequence MAKSKSSGGNRSSKRRASGRWSQERADDAMDRDYAVDRDDAVNRDKLDGVEPEPMSPERAERFARNIVLQQLTASMKSRKQLADKLADKDVPEDIITKVLDRMEEVHLVNDESFAELWVESRHGNRKLGKRSLQRELRDKGIHEELAQKALEAVTDEDERAACHELVQKKLGVSSPEESARIEIDDSASWDVRRTQMKERDKQVRRLVSMLMRKGYNGSLAMAVVSEYV from the coding sequence ATGGCCAAGAGCAAGTCGTCCGGCGGTAACCGGTCATCCAAGCGACGTGCATCAGGCCGATGGTCGCAAGAACGTGCTGACGATGCCATGGATCGGGACTATGCCGTAGACCGCGACGATGCCGTAAACCGCGACAAACTCGATGGTGTTGAACCTGAACCGATGTCGCCCGAACGGGCAGAGCGTTTCGCACGAAACATCGTGCTGCAGCAGCTCACGGCCTCGATGAAATCCAGGAAGCAGCTCGCAGACAAGCTTGCCGACAAGGACGTCCCCGAGGACATCATCACCAAAGTCTTGGACAGGATGGAAGAAGTCCACCTCGTCAATGACGAATCATTCGCGGAACTGTGGGTTGAAAGTCGCCACGGAAACCGGAAACTCGGCAAACGATCACTACAACGAGAACTTCGAGACAAAGGCATTCACGAAGAGCTCGCACAAAAAGCGCTCGAAGCTGTCACCGATGAGGACGAGCGTGCTGCCTGCCACGAACTCGTGCAGAAAAAGCTCGGAGTATCTAGCCCTGAAGAATCCGCCCGGATAGAGATTGACGATTCCGCTTCGTGGGATGTTCGGAGGACGCAAATGAAAGAGCGAGACAAACAAGTTCGTCGTCTGGTGTCCATGCTGATGCGTAAGGGATATAACGGATCGCTCGCAATGGCCGTCGTATCCGAATACGTGTAG
- the miaB gene encoding tRNA (N6-isopentenyl adenosine(37)-C2)-methylthiotransferase MiaB, with protein sequence MTETLDTELHQPRTYEVRTYEVRTFGCQMNVHDSERVSGLLEDAGLTVGDPEDGVADVVVFNTCAVRENADNKLYGNLGMLAPLKRERPNMQIAVGGCLAQKDRDTILKKAPWVDVVFGTHNIGALPVLLERARHNNEAQLEILESLEVFPSTLPTKRDSAHSGWVSISVGCNNTCTFCIVPSLRGKERDRRPGDILAEIQALVDDGVVEITLLGQNVNSYGVEFGDRQAFSKLLRACGEIEGLERVRFTSPHPAAFTDDVIDAMAETPNVMPQLHMPLQSGSDKILKDMRRSYRSKKFLGILDKVRERIPHAAITTDIIVGFPGETEQDFQDTLDVVEASRFSSAFTFQYSKRPGTPAATMEGQLPKEVVQERYERLTALQDRISAEENQRQVGTRVEILVTENNGRKAEQTHRLSGRSRDQRLVHFSVPEGAEVPRPGDMVTTTITRAAAFHLVADPATLEDYQLRRTRAGDAWDRAQADSCGVPSSGSTASAGAPGKVSLGLPTLPIRK encoded by the coding sequence GTGACCGAAACCCTCGATACTGAACTGCACCAGCCGCGCACCTACGAAGTGCGCACCTACGAAGTGCGCACCTTCGGCTGCCAGATGAACGTTCACGACTCTGAGCGCGTGTCCGGTCTTTTGGAAGACGCCGGCCTCACCGTGGGTGATCCAGAAGACGGTGTCGCGGACGTCGTCGTCTTCAACACCTGTGCTGTTCGCGAGAACGCAGACAACAAGCTCTATGGAAACCTGGGCATGCTGGCCCCGCTCAAGCGAGAGCGTCCGAACATGCAGATCGCCGTCGGCGGTTGCCTAGCGCAGAAGGACCGGGACACCATCCTGAAGAAGGCGCCGTGGGTGGACGTCGTCTTTGGCACCCACAACATCGGTGCACTTCCAGTGCTGCTGGAACGCGCTCGCCACAATAACGAAGCGCAGCTCGAGATCCTCGAATCCCTCGAGGTGTTCCCGTCGACGCTGCCTACCAAGCGCGACTCGGCTCATTCGGGCTGGGTCTCCATCTCCGTGGGCTGCAACAACACCTGCACGTTCTGCATCGTCCCGTCCTTGCGCGGCAAGGAACGCGACCGTCGCCCGGGCGACATTCTGGCCGAAATCCAGGCTCTCGTAGACGACGGCGTCGTAGAAATCACCCTCTTGGGTCAAAACGTCAACTCCTACGGTGTTGAATTCGGCGACCGCCAAGCCTTCAGCAAGCTCTTGCGCGCGTGCGGCGAAATCGAGGGACTCGAGCGAGTTCGCTTCACCAGCCCTCACCCGGCAGCTTTCACCGACGACGTTATTGACGCCATGGCAGAGACGCCCAACGTCATGCCCCAGCTACACATGCCACTGCAGTCCGGTAGCGACAAAATCCTCAAGGACATGCGTCGTTCCTACCGCTCCAAGAAGTTCTTGGGAATTCTGGACAAGGTCCGCGAACGCATCCCGCACGCGGCCATCACCACGGACATCATTGTGGGATTCCCCGGCGAAACAGAACAAGACTTCCAGGACACTCTGGATGTTGTTGAAGCCTCCCGTTTCTCGAGCGCTTTCACGTTCCAATACTCCAAGCGTCCGGGCACTCCCGCAGCAACCATGGAGGGGCAGCTTCCCAAGGAAGTGGTGCAGGAACGCTACGAACGCCTCACCGCGCTTCAAGACCGCATCTCCGCCGAAGAGAACCAGCGCCAAGTGGGCACGCGTGTTGAAATCTTGGTGACGGAGAACAACGGCCGTAAAGCCGAGCAAACCCACCGGCTCAGCGGGCGTTCGCGCGATCAGCGACTGGTGCACTTCAGTGTTCCAGAAGGCGCCGAAGTGCCACGTCCCGGCGACATGGTCACCACCACCATCACTCGGGCCGCGGCCTTCCACTTGGTAGCGGATCCGGCAACCCTTGAGGACTACCAGTTGCGTCGCACCCGTGCTGGGGATGCTTGGGACCGTGCTCAGGCCGACTCGTGCGGCGTCCCAAGCTCTGGCAGTACCGCCTCCGCGGGAGCACCGGGCAAGGTTTCTCTCGGTCTGCCCACTTTGCCGATTCGCAAGTAG
- the miaA gene encoding tRNA (adenosine(37)-N6)-dimethylallyltransferase MiaA, whose protein sequence is MSSDLTAWDLTPQLTERIERDPSCVVVIVGPTGTGKSDLSLDIAERFNGEVVNTDSMQFYRGMDIGTAKLSVAERRGIPHHLLDIMDVTEEASVADFQTAARETIDVILSRGKRAVLAGGSGLYVRAAIDSLEFPPTDPQLREALENRAKAEGIVSLVAELERVDPESAQRVNDERRIIRALEVFQLTGRPFTSYMPQRQYVRDTVQIGVDLKRPVLHERLALRVHRMVDAGLLDEVKRLDARGLREGRTASHAIGYQQFLKVIDGELTADQAIESTIVATRQFARRQVTWFKADPRVTWLK, encoded by the coding sequence ATGTCCAGTGATCTCACGGCATGGGACCTGACGCCGCAACTCACTGAGCGGATTGAGCGGGACCCAAGCTGCGTCGTCGTCATTGTGGGACCAACCGGCACCGGCAAGTCAGACCTGTCCCTGGATATTGCCGAACGATTCAACGGTGAAGTGGTCAACACCGATTCCATGCAGTTTTACCGCGGCATGGATATTGGCACCGCGAAACTGAGCGTTGCGGAACGCCGGGGGATCCCGCACCACCTTCTGGACATCATGGACGTGACGGAGGAAGCCTCCGTTGCGGATTTCCAAACGGCCGCCCGCGAGACGATTGATGTCATTCTCTCGCGCGGAAAGCGTGCCGTCCTTGCAGGCGGTTCCGGCCTTTACGTGCGGGCGGCGATCGACAGCCTCGAATTCCCGCCTACGGATCCTCAACTGCGCGAAGCTCTAGAGAATCGCGCGAAAGCCGAGGGAATTGTCTCGCTGGTTGCGGAGCTTGAACGCGTTGATCCGGAATCAGCGCAACGCGTCAACGACGAGCGACGCATCATCCGCGCCCTCGAGGTCTTCCAGCTGACCGGCCGGCCATTCACCTCCTACATGCCCCAACGTCAATACGTGCGTGACACCGTGCAGATCGGTGTGGACCTGAAAAGGCCCGTGCTGCATGAGCGGTTGGCGCTTCGCGTTCATCGCATGGTGGATGCCGGATTGCTCGACGAAGTGAAACGGCTTGACGCGCGCGGCTTACGCGAGGGGCGCACTGCGAGCCACGCGATTGGCTATCAGCAGTTCCTCAAAGTCATCGACGGTGAGCTGACCGCGGATCAAGCGATTGAATCAACCATCGTGGCAACGCGACAATTCGCACGCCGACAAGTGACCTGGTTTAAAGCGGATCCCCGGGTGACATGGCTAAAATGA
- the dapF gene encoding diaminopimelate epimerase has translation MIAAPEHALNQLAGLAYAKGHGTGNDFVLVDDPEGAITIDATAVAALCDRHRGIGGDGLIRAVRSADIAEGAEILNEDDRAEWFMDYRNGDGSIAEMCGNGVRVFVAFLIAQGHVTLEHGDALTIGTRAGVKHVVRTDNGFSVDMGPWEFIFPEAAEEKAIDSLVQTRGLDVDRPALSVSMGNPHTVVALADEDELQDLDLTRIPSVRPLPPHGTNVEFVVPAEPLVSHGVGNIAMRVHERGVGETQSCGTGACAAVVATRHWAAGNTPDQNQASEWNVNVPGGTVVVKFIPSPDGSEHVELSGPAQIVARGVIAGNA, from the coding sequence ATGATTGCCGCTCCAGAGCACGCCCTGAACCAACTCGCCGGTCTCGCCTACGCGAAAGGCCACGGCACCGGTAACGACTTCGTGCTGGTGGATGATCCCGAAGGCGCCATCACCATCGATGCGACCGCTGTTGCCGCCCTGTGTGATCGACACCGGGGAATTGGTGGAGACGGTCTGATTCGTGCTGTGCGTTCGGCCGATATTGCCGAAGGTGCCGAGATCCTCAACGAAGATGACCGCGCCGAATGGTTCATGGATTACCGCAACGGTGACGGAAGCATCGCGGAAATGTGCGGAAACGGCGTCCGCGTCTTCGTGGCCTTTCTGATCGCTCAGGGCCACGTAACCCTCGAGCACGGTGACGCCCTCACCATCGGAACGCGTGCCGGCGTCAAGCACGTGGTGCGCACCGACAACGGATTCTCCGTGGACATGGGACCCTGGGAGTTCATCTTCCCTGAGGCGGCCGAGGAAAAAGCCATTGATTCCCTCGTGCAGACGCGCGGTCTGGACGTGGACCGTCCGGCGCTGAGCGTTTCCATGGGCAACCCGCATACAGTCGTCGCGCTTGCTGATGAAGACGAGCTCCAAGATCTGGACCTCACCCGTATCCCGAGTGTCCGTCCGCTACCACCGCACGGAACGAACGTCGAATTCGTGGTGCCCGCCGAACCGCTGGTGTCCCACGGGGTCGGAAATATCGCTATGCGCGTTCACGAACGCGGCGTCGGCGAGACGCAGTCCTGCGGCACAGGCGCTTGCGCTGCCGTGGTGGCGACGCGCCACTGGGCTGCCGGAAACACTCCGGATCAGAATCAGGCCAGCGAATGGAACGTGAATGTTCCGGGCGGCACGGTAGTAGTGAAGTTCATTCCGTCCCCGGACGGTTCAGAGCACGTGGAACTGAGTGGTCCTGCGCAGATTGTGGCCCGCGGAGTGATTGCCGGAAACGCTTAA
- a CDS encoding class I SAM-dependent methyltransferase has translation MSQEHYFSDQPNTPEKRRTITVELSDTHRVSVATSNGIFSPAGVDKGTAILLKHAPKPPADGTFLDIGCGWGPITLRMALESPAATVYGIDVNERSRQLTADNAQSLGLTNVVVHSPESLPEDVTFDLIWSNPPIRVGKDVLHSIMQQWLPRLTVGGIAYLVVQKNLGADSLQTWLAGMLGASYKVDRLTTDKGFRILSVQRRSA, from the coding sequence ATGAGTCAGGAACACTATTTCTCGGATCAACCGAACACGCCCGAAAAGCGCCGCACCATCACCGTTGAGCTCAGCGATACGCACCGCGTGAGCGTCGCAACCTCCAACGGCATCTTCTCCCCCGCCGGCGTGGACAAGGGCACTGCCATCCTGCTCAAGCACGCGCCGAAGCCGCCGGCGGACGGCACCTTCTTGGACATCGGCTGCGGTTGGGGACCCATCACGTTGCGGATGGCCCTCGAGTCGCCCGCAGCCACCGTGTACGGCATTGACGTCAACGAACGCTCGCGCCAGCTCACCGCGGATAACGCACAATCGTTGGGACTAACCAACGTGGTAGTGCACTCTCCGGAGTCGCTGCCGGAGGATGTCACTTTCGACCTCATTTGGTCCAATCCGCCCATTCGCGTGGGCAAGGACGTCCTTCACTCGATCATGCAGCAGTGGCTGCCGCGGCTCACCGTTGGCGGCATCGCCTACTTAGTAGTGCAGAAGAACCTCGGGGCGGATTCACTCCAGACGTGGCTGGCCGGGATGTTGGGCGCATCATACAAGGTTGATCGCCTCACCACGGATAAGGGTTTCCGGATTCTTTCGGTTCAGCGCCGAAGCGCCTGA
- the hflX gene encoding GTPase HflX, with protein sequence MTSHNSSHQSDSQAAQEAAEKSEREIQAVIDRILAHDDAASPSQDGSGHSPEDGEELGGTSSALSRGRAQALSSLDREHSEWDGDQQDLAERRALRRVAGLSTELEDVTEVEYRQLRLERVVLAGIWSDGTIEDAENSLRELAALAETAGSEVLDGLLQRRMKPDPGTFLGSGKAQELREIVAAEGADTVVIDSELAPSQRRALEDIVKVKVIDRTALILDIFAQHAKSREGRAQVELAQLEYLLPRLRGWGESMSRQAGGRVGAAGGGIGSRGPGETKIELDRRRIRTRMAKLRREIQAMKPAREAKRANRKRNDVPSVAIAGYTNAGKSSVLNRLTNAGVLVENALFATLDPTVRRTQTEDGIEYTLTDTVGFVRSLPTQLVEAFRSTLEEIGDSDLILHVVDGSHPDPEGQIRAVREVLRDIDAQNIPEVIVLNKADAADPYVLERIKNREPRTMVVSARTGYGIEELLQEVSESIPRPGVELDVVIPYQRGDLVSRLHEQSAEIIAMDHVEEGTRMHIKVRQDFAAELEPFVVTPSEGATQA encoded by the coding sequence ATGACCTCCCACAATTCATCACATCAGTCGGATTCTCAGGCCGCGCAGGAAGCCGCTGAGAAATCCGAACGCGAAATCCAGGCCGTTATTGACCGGATTTTGGCGCACGACGACGCAGCCTCGCCTTCGCAGGACGGTTCCGGACATTCCCCGGAGGACGGCGAAGAGCTCGGCGGAACGTCGTCGGCGCTGTCGCGCGGGCGCGCTCAAGCGCTGTCCAGTCTTGATCGCGAGCACTCCGAATGGGACGGCGATCAGCAAGATCTTGCGGAACGTCGCGCCTTGCGTCGCGTCGCCGGTCTGTCCACCGAACTTGAAGACGTCACCGAAGTTGAATACCGCCAGTTGCGCCTCGAGCGCGTGGTGCTTGCCGGTATTTGGTCCGATGGCACCATCGAGGACGCGGAGAATTCCTTGCGCGAACTCGCTGCTCTCGCGGAGACGGCGGGTTCGGAAGTTCTCGATGGACTTTTGCAGCGGCGCATGAAGCCGGACCCAGGAACGTTCTTGGGCTCAGGTAAAGCGCAGGAACTGCGAGAGATCGTCGCCGCCGAAGGCGCGGATACCGTGGTCATTGACTCGGAGCTGGCTCCTTCACAACGACGTGCCCTCGAAGACATCGTCAAGGTCAAAGTTATTGACCGCACGGCATTGATCTTGGACATCTTCGCGCAGCATGCGAAGAGCCGTGAAGGTCGCGCCCAAGTGGAACTCGCGCAGCTCGAATACCTCTTGCCACGTTTGCGTGGTTGGGGTGAATCGATGTCCCGGCAGGCCGGTGGTCGTGTTGGTGCTGCTGGGGGCGGCATTGGTTCTCGTGGCCCGGGTGAAACGAAAATCGAGCTCGATCGTCGTCGTATTAGAACCCGCATGGCGAAACTGCGCCGCGAAATCCAAGCCATGAAACCGGCTCGCGAAGCTAAGCGAGCCAACCGTAAGCGCAACGATGTTCCGTCTGTTGCCATCGCGGGCTATACGAACGCAGGCAAGTCCTCGGTGCTGAACCGATTGACCAATGCTGGCGTCCTTGTGGAGAACGCGCTCTTCGCAACCTTGGATCCCACGGTTCGTAGGACGCAGACGGAGGACGGTATTGAATACACGCTCACCGACACCGTCGGTTTCGTGCGTTCCTTGCCCACGCAGCTGGTCGAGGCCTTCCGTTCCACGCTTGAGGAAATCGGGGATTCTGACCTGATTCTTCACGTCGTGGATGGATCGCACCCGGATCCGGAAGGACAGATTCGTGCTGTTCGCGAAGTGCTTCGGGACATCGATGCACAGAACATCCCGGAGGTCATTGTCCTGAATAAGGCCGATGCCGCGGATCCTTATGTGCTCGAGCGCATCAAGAACCGCGAACCGCGCACTATGGTGGTTTCGGCTCGAACCGGTTACGGAATCGAGGAGCTTCTTCAGGAAGTGTCCGAGTCCATTCCACGTCCCGGCGTGGAGCTGGATGTGGTGATTCCGTATCAGCGTGGTGACTTGGTCAGCCGTCTGCACGAGCAATCGGCGGAAATTATCGCCATGGATCACGTGGAGGAGGGTACTCGCATGCATATCAAGGTGCGCCAGGACTTTGCGGCCGAGCTGGAACCCTTTGTGGTAACTCCTTCGGAGGGCGCTACCCAAGCATGA
- a CDS encoding ATP-dependent DNA helicase has protein sequence MIDEELNGAERVDELLTLAVSKMGGQARSGQHEMAQKVIESFEKGGHLLVQAGTGTGKSLGYLVPSIYHSLSAEKPIIISTATLALQSQIVGRDLPRLLKNLEPELPRPVDAVLLKGRSNYVCKHKLGGGYPEEPTDALFDWADGAAAAPHQAASPSSALGQEIVRLRDWAEDTETGDRDELTPGVSDKAWRQVSVSAIECLGSQRCPMAEECFSELARKKAAQADIVVTNHALLAIAAFEGLAVLPEFDIVVVDEAHELEDRVTNSVTKPLSVATISAAASAARKHAKVIVEPLERANRAFEESVSSVSDGLLPRGITEEQREALTMVREAARVVASDIKIDSANPDGAMQMAKSQIMYIVEQAERLLEASPQYDVVWAARPREFVPGSGYQSASEDSPAVLHVAPLSVGMQLREGLFADRTVVLTSATLAIGAAFDTAAGNLGLRGDGAPSWSGIDVGSPFDYSKQGVLYVAKHLDAPSRDVNPRTYDEIERLINASEGGTLALFSSRRAAEEAAEELRRRVDYDILCQGESSMKALVEEFSENEATCLFGTMSLWQGVDVPGTSCRLVIIDRIPFPRPDEPLVKARTQDVDRRGGSGFMSVSVSSAATKLAQGAGRLIRSTDDRGVVAILDSRLVSRRYGGFIKASLPPMWSTTDPDVVTGVLKRLAAAAKNQATTA, from the coding sequence ATGATCGATGAGGAGCTGAACGGCGCCGAGCGCGTTGATGAACTGCTGACGCTTGCCGTGTCCAAAATGGGCGGGCAAGCGCGTTCCGGGCAACACGAAATGGCCCAAAAGGTGATCGAATCCTTTGAAAAGGGTGGGCACCTTTTGGTCCAGGCCGGCACCGGAACGGGAAAGTCTTTGGGGTACCTGGTGCCCTCGATTTATCACTCGCTCAGCGCCGAGAAGCCCATCATCATCTCCACCGCTACTCTGGCGCTCCAAAGCCAGATTGTGGGCCGTGACCTTCCGCGGCTCTTGAAGAACCTGGAACCCGAGTTACCTCGTCCCGTGGATGCGGTCCTGCTGAAGGGCCGCTCCAACTACGTGTGCAAGCACAAGCTGGGCGGGGGATACCCGGAGGAGCCCACGGATGCGCTGTTCGATTGGGCCGACGGTGCGGCCGCCGCTCCCCATCAAGCTGCCTCGCCTTCGAGCGCTCTGGGGCAAGAAATTGTTCGTTTGCGGGATTGGGCTGAAGACACCGAAACCGGTGACCGCGACGAGTTGACGCCCGGCGTCTCGGACAAGGCCTGGCGCCAGGTGTCCGTCAGCGCGATCGAGTGCCTAGGGTCGCAACGCTGCCCTATGGCGGAAGAGTGTTTCAGCGAGTTGGCCCGTAAAAAGGCTGCGCAAGCCGACATTGTGGTCACCAACCACGCGCTCTTGGCGATCGCCGCTTTCGAAGGTCTTGCCGTCCTGCCAGAGTTCGACATTGTGGTGGTGGATGAAGCCCACGAGCTCGAGGATCGTGTCACCAATTCGGTGACCAAGCCGCTGTCCGTCGCCACGATCTCCGCGGCTGCCAGTGCGGCACGCAAGCACGCCAAAGTCATTGTGGAGCCACTCGAACGAGCCAATAGAGCCTTCGAGGAATCCGTCTCTAGCGTGTCTGATGGTCTTTTGCCACGCGGTATTACCGAGGAGCAACGAGAAGCGCTCACCATGGTGCGGGAGGCCGCCCGCGTGGTTGCCTCGGATATCAAGATTGACTCTGCGAATCCGGACGGAGCCATGCAGATGGCGAAGTCGCAGATCATGTACATCGTGGAACAAGCCGAGCGTCTCTTGGAAGCTTCTCCCCAGTACGACGTCGTGTGGGCGGCTCGCCCGCGCGAGTTTGTGCCTGGTAGTGGGTACCAGTCCGCATCAGAAGATTCCCCCGCAGTTCTGCACGTCGCCCCACTTTCTGTGGGAATGCAACTGAGGGAGGGGCTCTTCGCAGATCGTACCGTCGTGCTCACGAGCGCAACGCTAGCGATTGGCGCGGCGTTCGATACCGCCGCCGGAAACCTTGGGCTCAGAGGCGATGGTGCGCCGTCGTGGTCCGGAATCGACGTCGGCAGCCCGTTTGACTACTCCAAGCAGGGTGTCCTCTACGTGGCGAAGCACCTTGACGCACCCTCGCGAGACGTCAACCCACGCACATACGACGAGATCGAGCGATTGATCAACGCCTCCGAAGGCGGAACGCTCGCCCTCTTCTCCTCCCGCCGAGCGGCCGAAGAAGCCGCCGAAGAACTGCGGCGTCGCGTGGACTATGACATTTTGTGCCAAGGCGAATCGAGCATGAAGGCACTCGTCGAAGAGTTCTCTGAGAATGAAGCTACGTGTCTCTTCGGCACCATGTCCTTGTGGCAAGGCGTTGACGTCCCGGGCACCTCATGCCGACTTGTCATCATTGACCGAATTCCGTTCCCGCGCCCCGACGAACCCCTCGTGAAGGCACGCACACAGGACGTTGATCGTCGCGGTGGCAGCGGCTTTATGAGCGTGTCCGTCAGTAGCGCGGCCACTAAGCTGGCGCAGGGTGCTGGCCGTCTGATTCGTTCCACGGATGATCGTGGCGTCGTCGCAATCTTGGATTCTCGTCTCGTCAGCCGGCGCTATGGAGGGTTCATCAAGGCGTCCCTGCCGCCAATGTGGTCCACCACGGATCCCGACGTCGTGACGGGTGTCCTTAAACGACTAGCGGCCGCCGCCAAGAATCAGGCGACGACCGCTTAG
- the lexA gene encoding transcriptional repressor LexA gives MTRRTMTKIQERANAHFPGLTSRQLQIVDVIHRLIEENSYPPTMREIGDAAGLASLSSVTYQLAQLEQRGVIRRDPNRPRAIELLIEKVEAKKWAEEQKAFAKESSVQNSDTSASIPEGRTVFVDNDDLVAVPLVGRIAAGGPILAEQSVEDTMLLPRVLTGQGELFMLKVAGDSMIDAAIADGDWVVVRRQNSANNGDIVAALLDDEATVKTFRQRDGHTWLLPQNTNYEPILGDHATIMGRVVSVLRAI, from the coding sequence ATGACACGGCGGACAATGACCAAGATTCAGGAACGTGCCAACGCGCACTTCCCAGGACTCACCAGTCGGCAGCTTCAGATCGTTGATGTCATTCATCGTTTGATCGAAGAAAACAGCTACCCTCCCACCATGCGAGAGATCGGCGACGCCGCCGGACTAGCATCGCTTTCCAGCGTGACCTATCAGCTTGCACAGCTCGAGCAGCGTGGAGTCATCCGTCGTGACCCTAACCGTCCCCGTGCTATCGAATTGCTGATCGAAAAGGTCGAGGCTAAGAAGTGGGCTGAAGAGCAAAAAGCTTTCGCCAAGGAATCCTCGGTCCAGAACTCTGATACGTCCGCCTCTATACCTGAAGGCCGCACCGTTTTCGTAGATAACGACGATCTCGTCGCCGTTCCGCTCGTGGGACGTATCGCCGCCGGCGGACCAATTCTTGCCGAGCAGTCGGTGGAAGACACCATGCTCTTGCCGCGAGTTCTCACCGGTCAAGGCGAACTCTTCATGCTGAAGGTCGCTGGCGACTCAATGATCGACGCCGCCATTGCGGACGGTGACTGGGTAGTTGTTCGTCGCCAGAACTCCGCCAATAACGGAGACATTGTTGCGGCTCTGCTGGACGATGAAGCCACGGTCAAGACGTTCCGTCAGCGCGATGGTCACACGTGGCTTTTGCCGCAGAACACGAACTACGAACCGATTTTGGGCGATCACGCCACCATCATGGGTCGCGTGGTTTCCGTCCTACGCGCTATCTAG